A section of the Asticcacaulis sp. EMRT-3 genome encodes:
- a CDS encoding alpha/beta hydrolase — protein MSRRNLLSLLGLGPLLAACNTLSLFNTFTPKESGVKRIARDIAFGADPRQTYDLYAPKDATGPLPVLVFFYGGGWNSGSKNDYVWMGHALAAMGYLVAIPDYRLVPQVVYPAFLDDNAAAIHHLMAHAADHGGNPARLGVCGHSAGAYAAVMMALDPAYFGPRSGHSAIAACAGISGPYDFYPFDVAASEDAFGAWPHPLETQPVAYAAPTNTAFLLMQSRADKIVGTRNAVNLEARLKAQGCDVRLLMFEDLSHEDMAAAFSLPFRGKGPLYTDLQTFLARTL, from the coding sequence ATGAGCCGACGTAACCTGCTCAGTTTGCTGGGGCTGGGGCCGCTGCTGGCCGCCTGCAATACGCTCAGCCTGTTTAATACCTTCACCCCCAAGGAGAGCGGCGTCAAACGCATCGCCCGCGACATCGCCTTTGGCGCTGATCCGCGCCAGACCTATGATCTCTATGCGCCGAAAGACGCCACAGGCCCCTTGCCCGTACTCGTCTTCTTCTATGGCGGCGGCTGGAACAGTGGCTCGAAAAACGACTATGTCTGGATGGGCCACGCCCTGGCCGCTATGGGGTATCTGGTGGCCATTCCCGATTACCGGCTGGTGCCGCAGGTCGTCTATCCGGCCTTTCTCGACGATAATGCCGCTGCCATTCATCACCTGATGGCCCATGCGGCCGATCATGGCGGCAATCCGGCCCGGCTTGGCGTTTGCGGCCATTCCGCCGGTGCCTATGCAGCGGTGATGATGGCGCTGGATCCGGCCTATTTTGGCCCGAGGAGCGGCCATTCAGCCATAGCCGCCTGCGCCGGGATTTCGGGCCCCTATGACTTCTATCCGTTCGATGTGGCAGCCTCGGAAGATGCCTTTGGGGCTTGGCCGCACCCGCTGGAAACCCAGCCCGTCGCTTACGCCGCGCCCACAAATACGGCCTTTTTGCTGATGCAGAGCCGCGCCGACAAGATCGTCGGCACGCGCAATGCCGTCAATCTTGAGGCCAGACTGAAAGCGCAAGGTTGCGATGTCCGCCTGCTGATGTTCGAGGATTTAAGCCACGAAGATATGGCGGCGGCCTTTTCCCTGCCGTTTCGCGGCAAGGGGCCACTCTATACCGATCTGCAAACCTTTCTGGCGCGTACGCTTTAG
- a CDS encoding glycosyl hydrolase 53 family protein — protein sequence MKHLVLPALATALINIPAPVLAHDIWFGADLSYVNEMKDCGAQYSYEGLSDPYAIFAKAGTNLVRVRIWVNAGWTHYSNLPDVEKTIRAARANGMKVLLDFHYSDDWADGGKQIVPAAWARLDEDGQVKALYHYTLNTLDALKAQGLMPDMVQVGNETNGEILQTEPQKDVPIHWARNAKLFNAGIKAVHEASADSAIKPQIMLHIAQPENVEAWFDAATKAGVTGYDIIGMSYYSKWSEENLTGLAATIRRVHAKFGKAVVVVETGYAFTDAFNDKAPNLLGSDSALKGYPVTPQGQALYMHDLMQDVLDAGGEGVVYWEPAWVSTKCHTRWAQGSDWENAAFFDFKGQALPALDWAKAAYVLPVEVRFSVPDTGQSAQYVAGDFSGGIIVTMQRDGANFTYRTWLRPGSTVVAATATSAEAVGDAEALKMTIPQAGGTLVLAAPH from the coding sequence ATGAAACATCTCGTCCTGCCTGCGCTGGCTACCGCGCTCATAAATATCCCCGCCCCTGTTCTGGCCCATGATATCTGGTTTGGCGCCGACCTGTCTTACGTCAATGAGATGAAGGATTGCGGCGCCCAATACAGCTATGAGGGCCTGAGCGACCCCTATGCCATCTTCGCCAAAGCCGGCACCAATCTCGTGCGCGTGCGCATCTGGGTCAATGCGGGCTGGACCCACTATTCCAACCTTCCCGATGTCGAAAAGACCATCCGCGCCGCCCGTGCCAACGGCATGAAGGTGCTGCTTGATTTCCACTATTCCGACGACTGGGCTGATGGCGGCAAACAGATCGTGCCCGCCGCCTGGGCAAGGCTTGACGAAGACGGACAGGTGAAGGCGCTTTACCACTATACGCTGAACACGCTCGACGCCCTGAAGGCCCAGGGCCTCATGCCCGATATGGTGCAGGTGGGAAACGAGACTAATGGCGAAATCCTGCAAACCGAGCCACAAAAGGACGTGCCTATCCACTGGGCGCGCAATGCGAAGCTGTTCAATGCCGGAATCAAGGCCGTGCATGAGGCTTCCGCCGACAGCGCCATCAAGCCGCAGATCATGCTGCATATCGCCCAGCCGGAAAATGTCGAGGCGTGGTTCGATGCCGCCACCAAAGCGGGCGTCACCGGTTACGATATTATCGGCATGAGCTATTACAGCAAGTGGTCAGAGGAAAACCTGACAGGGCTTGCCGCCACGATCCGCCGTGTTCACGCCAAATTCGGCAAGGCGGTGGTGGTGGTCGAAACCGGATACGCCTTCACCGACGCTTTCAATGACAAAGCCCCCAATCTGCTCGGCTCCGATTCGGCCCTGAAAGGCTATCCGGTCACGCCGCAGGGGCAGGCCCTTTATATGCACGATCTGATGCAGGATGTGCTCGATGCGGGCGGCGAAGGCGTCGTCTATTGGGAACCGGCCTGGGTCTCGACCAAATGCCATACGCGCTGGGCGCAAGGGTCAGACTGGGAAAATGCTGCCTTTTTTGACTTTAAGGGCCAGGCCCTGCCCGCGCTCGACTGGGCGAAAGCCGCCTATGTGCTGCCGGTCGAGGTCAGATTCAGCGTGCCCGATACGGGCCAGTCCGCGCAATATGTGGCGGGTGACTTCAGCGGCGGCATCATCGTGACCATGCAGCGCGACGGCGCGAATTTTACCTACCGGACATGGTTGCGTCCCGGCAGCACGGTTGTGGCCGCCACCGCGACAAGCGCCGAAGCTGTGGGCGATGCTGAAGCCCTGAAGATGACCATTCCGCAAGCTGGCGGCACGCTTGTGCTGGCCGCGCCACATTGA
- a CDS encoding RNA polymerase sigma factor — translation MADVLEGVSAGGVAAERDLRHAELLAFVAAHILPHESALRGWLARLGVKSGERDDIVQEVYCRLLRLDAVAHITEPRAYLFRSARNVVLEQARRNRVVSITTMQNIDELGMADSGPDPEAATSVRAELKRALGLIARLPERCRRVFEMRKIHGLSQMETARALHVSENIVEKETARGLSLVLRYLGEAGHVAD, via the coding sequence ATGGCGGATGTCTTGGAAGGTGTAAGTGCAGGCGGGGTTGCAGCGGAAAGAGATCTGCGTCACGCCGAACTCCTGGCCTTTGTGGCCGCTCATATATTGCCGCACGAAAGCGCCTTGCGCGGCTGGCTGGCGCGCTTGGGTGTCAAATCCGGCGAACGGGATGATATTGTGCAGGAAGTCTATTGCCGCCTTTTGCGCCTTGATGCCGTGGCGCACATCACCGAACCGCGCGCCTATCTTTTTCGCAGCGCGCGCAATGTCGTGCTGGAGCAGGCGCGGCGCAACCGCGTCGTTTCGATCACCACCATGCAGAATATAGATGAGCTGGGCATGGCCGATAGTGGCCCCGATCCTGAGGCCGCCACCTCTGTGCGCGCCGAGCTGAAGCGCGCGCTGGGCCTGATCGCGCGCCTGCCCGAACGCTGCCGGCGCGTCTTTGAGATGCGCAAAATCCACGGCCTGTCGCAGATGGAGACGGCGCGTGCCCTGCATGTCAGCGAAAATATCGTCGAAAAGGAAACGGCGCGCGGCTTAAGCCTCGTTCTGCGCTATCTGGGTGAGGCCGGGCATGTCGCGGATTGA
- a CDS encoding FecR domain-containing protein: MSRIDEEAAAWLARRRRARSPDAIHPDDAAEARFRLWYEADPRHRGAYLRAEAAWLMLDSARGMALAQRKPGIDRRLLLSGAAAASLAGVVAVGISRSRLSFATERGELRNVPLGDKSLAAINTDSQIEVDMTESLRHVQLVKGEAWFQVAKNPDAPFVVSAGDVRVRAVGTAFGVRRHDHGADVLVTEGTVETWRVGEPGKRTRLTAGNEAFVPYAAATVDVAFHPGEVTRKLAWREREIILKEESLADAAAEFNRYNTTQIVISDPELASRKLVGGFRVDQPDSFARAVHAALDVPVSIADDRITIGVASGVS; encoded by the coding sequence ATGTCGCGGATTGACGAAGAGGCCGCCGCCTGGCTGGCGCGCCGCCGCAGGGCACGAAGTCCGGACGCGATTCACCCCGATGATGCCGCCGAAGCCCGTTTCCGCCTGTGGTATGAGGCCGATCCGCGCCATCGCGGCGCTTATCTGCGCGCCGAGGCCGCCTGGCTGATGCTCGATTCTGCGCGCGGCATGGCGCTGGCCCAACGCAAGCCCGGCATTGATCGCCGCCTGCTGCTGAGCGGGGCCGCCGCCGCCAGCCTGGCCGGGGTCGTGGCGGTTGGTATCAGCCGTTCACGCCTGAGCTTTGCCACCGAACGCGGCGAACTGCGCAATGTGCCGCTGGGCGACAAATCTCTGGCGGCGATCAATACCGATAGCCAGATCGAGGTCGATATGACCGAAAGTTTGCGCCATGTGCAGCTTGTCAAAGGCGAGGCGTGGTTTCAGGTCGCCAAAAACCCCGATGCGCCCTTCGTGGTGTCGGCAGGCGATGTGCGCGTGCGGGCGGTCGGCACAGCCTTTGGCGTACGCCGCCATGATCATGGCGCCGATGTGCTGGTCACCGAAGGCACGGTCGAAACCTGGCGCGTTGGCGAACCCGGCAAGCGCACACGCCTGACTGCCGGCAACGAAGCCTTCGTGCCCTATGCCGCCGCCACGGTGGATGTCGCCTTCCATCCCGGTGAGGTGACGCGCAAACTGGCCTGGCGCGAGCGTGAGATCATCCTCAAGGAAGAAAGCCTGGCCGATGCGGCAGCGGAATTCAACCGCTACAACACCACCCAGATCGTCATCAGCGATCCCGAACTGGCCAGTCGCAAACTGGTGGGCGGGTTCCGTGTTGACCAGCCCGACAGTTTCGCCCGCGCCGTCCATGCCGCGCTCGATGTGCCGGTCAGCATCGCCGATGACCGCATCACGATTGGCGTGGCAAGCGGCGTCTCATAA
- a CDS encoding TonB-dependent receptor: MSVFKSGALRNLLMSGAAAMTVMSAPAWAQTEKTFQIPAQDATTAVPLFVQQSGLQVLATAEDLKGIRTHAVQGTMTADAALDALIRNTGLSIRTRDGNSAVLMRTAAQTAPASTTTPAATEPDTQEVVVVGMRKSLRDALDIKRRQTGIVEAISSKDIGALPDVTIAEELNRLPGVTTSRDRGNASQASIRGLGTRMVLGTVNGREVASSEPDRSVRWEIYPSEMVAGVEVYKSSEARLISGGISGTIDLRTIRPLDYSGPSLVVRAGPLDYEGGKAFPGYDGMGYRGSLSYVFKPAPNFGVVIGLTSQKQKNGYESVQGWGYNDGADNGAVLAGNATKYNTPWGSQAEGDKLTETRMGASLGMQWKASDNFELAYDLLYSDIKIDEDQDQAWWGNNVWGNWDGGNTQNYIDGAAASGKAPVINSNGDVVAATVTWAPDESVVAKYKEDKTLIVTGLNGKWTTADWTVVADASYSKAERYNSWAADKFQYWPATMSFDFTGKPRVSVSSAPQDNTQTPDAGQWETGHVADTLSAAQVDATRHFDKGFFTSLMFGARVADRRKVLGNVTGTVAALSGVTIDPSQLDTYQFKNFDIPTMLTGDFDAIAQQIYGRTLHYDPKAEPDSDRVEEKVAEAYIEGAYATNWGSIPVDGNFGVRVLDVKTDSHGTSTQAGDWVETPPGSGTWVQQMVTTPVSGGVSYTKLLPSATARLDFGNGHYLKLSAAEVVSRPPLNDMIITRQISASAPYTGSSGNPYLQPFEATQLDASYEWYFSKDSLFALAGYYKDVKHYIGYASRNETINGNAYTLTSPVNASKGGYISGLELTYQTPFSFIPGGEHFGIYSNYAYVSSDLKEMSANLPLNGLAKNTATLDFWYSNHGIDARLGTKYHSTYTAIYGWNDSALVRIRPETTMDFSVSYQMTAHLQVRLQAANLLNTPLKTYENNIADRLGRWDYYGRNFLVDLTFKY; this comes from the coding sequence ATGTCCGTCTTTAAATCCGGGGCGTTGCGCAACCTTTTGATGAGCGGTGCGGCGGCCATGACCGTCATGTCAGCACCCGCCTGGGCGCAAACCGAAAAAACCTTTCAGATTCCCGCGCAGGATGCCACCACGGCCGTGCCTCTTTTCGTGCAGCAGTCGGGGCTTCAGGTGCTGGCCACAGCCGAAGATCTGAAGGGCATCCGCACCCATGCCGTGCAGGGCACGATGACCGCTGATGCGGCGCTTGACGCCCTGATCCGCAATACCGGCCTCAGCATACGCACGCGCGATGGTAATTCCGCCGTTCTGATGCGCACGGCGGCACAGACGGCACCCGCCTCCACCACAACCCCTGCCGCCACCGAGCCTGACACACAGGAGGTCGTTGTGGTGGGTATGCGCAAATCCCTGCGCGATGCTCTCGACATCAAGCGCCGCCAGACCGGCATTGTCGAGGCCATTTCCTCGAAAGACATCGGTGCCCTGCCCGATGTCACCATTGCCGAGGAACTGAACCGTCTGCCGGGCGTCACCACCTCGCGCGACCGCGGCAATGCCAGTCAGGCCTCGATCCGCGGCCTGGGTACGCGCATGGTTCTGGGCACGGTCAATGGCCGCGAAGTCGCCTCCTCCGAGCCGGATCGCAGCGTGCGCTGGGAAATCTATCCGTCTGAAATGGTGGCGGGCGTCGAGGTCTATAAATCGTCGGAAGCCAGGCTGATCTCCGGCGGCATTTCGGGCACGATCGATCTGCGTACCATTCGCCCGCTCGACTATAGCGGCCCAAGCCTCGTGGTGCGCGCAGGGCCGCTCGATTACGAAGGCGGCAAGGCTTTTCCGGGCTATGACGGCATGGGCTATCGCGGCTCGCTGTCCTATGTGTTCAAGCCCGCGCCCAATTTCGGCGTCGTGATCGGTCTGACCTCGCAAAAGCAGAAGAACGGCTATGAGTCGGTGCAGGGCTGGGGTTATAATGACGGTGCCGACAATGGTGCTGTGCTGGCTGGCAACGCCACCAAATACAACACGCCGTGGGGCAGTCAGGCCGAAGGCGACAAGCTGACCGAAACCCGCATGGGCGCATCGCTCGGCATGCAATGGAAGGCGTCGGACAATTTCGAACTGGCCTATGACCTGCTTTATTCCGACATCAAAATCGACGAAGATCAGGATCAGGCCTGGTGGGGCAATAATGTCTGGGGCAACTGGGACGGCGGCAACACGCAAAACTATATTGACGGTGCAGCCGCCTCCGGCAAGGCCCCGGTCATCAACAGTAATGGCGATGTGGTGGCGGCTACCGTCACCTGGGCACCCGATGAATCGGTGGTTGCCAAATATAAGGAAGACAAGACCCTTATCGTTACCGGCCTGAACGGCAAGTGGACGACCGCCGACTGGACCGTGGTGGCCGACGCCTCCTATTCCAAGGCCGAGCGTTATAATAGCTGGGCCGCCGACAAGTTCCAGTACTGGCCCGCCACCATGTCGTTCGATTTCACCGGCAAGCCAAGGGTTTCGGTATCGAGCGCGCCACAGGATAACACCCAGACGCCCGATGCCGGTCAGTGGGAAACCGGCCATGTTGCCGATACCCTAAGTGCGGCGCAGGTGGATGCCACCCGTCACTTCGACAAGGGCTTCTTTACCTCCTTGATGTTCGGTGCCCGTGTCGCCGACCGCCGCAAGGTGCTGGGCAATGTCACCGGCACGGTGGCGGCCCTTTCGGGCGTCACGATCGATCCCTCGCAACTGGATACCTACCAGTTCAAGAATTTCGACATCCCGACCATGCTGACCGGCGATTTCGACGCCATTGCCCAGCAGATATATGGCCGGACTCTCCATTATGACCCCAAGGCCGAACCGGATAGCGACCGCGTTGAGGAAAAGGTGGCTGAGGCCTATATCGAAGGTGCCTACGCCACCAATTGGGGCAGCATACCTGTCGATGGTAATTTCGGCGTGCGCGTGCTCGACGTGAAGACAGACAGCCACGGCACATCCACCCAGGCCGGGGACTGGGTGGAAACCCCGCCGGGCAGCGGCACCTGGGTGCAGCAAATGGTCACCACGCCGGTTTCGGGCGGGGTCAGCTACACCAAGCTTCTGCCTTCCGCCACTGCGCGTCTTGATTTTGGTAATGGCCACTATCTGAAACTGTCAGCCGCCGAAGTGGTGTCGCGTCCGCCGCTCAACGATATGATCATCACCCGCCAGATCTCGGCTTCGGCCCCCTATACGGGCAGTTCGGGCAATCCTTACCTCCAGCCGTTCGAGGCCACCCAGCTCGATGCCAGCTATGAATGGTATTTCAGCAAGGATTCGCTGTTCGCCCTGGCCGGCTACTACAAGGATGTGAAGCACTATATCGGCTATGCCTCGCGTAATGAGACGATCAACGGCAATGCCTATACCCTGACCTCACCCGTCAATGCGAGCAAGGGCGGCTATATCAGCGGCTTAGAGCTGACCTACCAGACGCCATTCAGCTTCATTCCGGGCGGCGAGCATTTCGGCATCTATTCCAACTATGCCTATGTCAGTTCCGACCTGAAGGAAATGAGCGCCAACCTGCCGCTCAATGGTCTGGCGAAAAACACCGCCACGCTCGACTTCTGGTATTCCAACCACGGCATAGATGCGCGGCTGGGCACCAAATACCATTCGACCTATACGGCCATCTATGGCTGGAATGATTCGGCTCTGGTGCGGATCAGGCCGGAAACGACGATGGATTTCAGCGTTTCCTACCAGATGACCGCGCACCTTCAGGTGCGTTTGCAGGCCGCCAACCTGCTCAATACACCGCTCAAGACCTATGAAAACAATATTGCCGACCGCCTTGGCCGCTGGGACTATTATGGCCGCAACTTTCTGGTCGATCTGACGTTTAAGTACTAG
- the galA gene encoding beta-galactosidase GalA: MPNPARRDILLSASALALLPALTVPAKAQGLAPADERRVSFDDGWKFAFGNLDDADKDFGWGKDQRTYAKQGPDSGNAAQSGFDDSGWQDVTLPHDWAVALPFVHKEPNPPLKPDDHGAVWDPAANHGYKPLGRDYPETSIGWYRKSFGLTPTDKGKKVFLEFDGVFRACVVMINGYIVKQHDGGYTPFAIDISDFLNTDDKPNVVAVRVDASLGEGWFYEGAGLYRHVWLVKTNPVYIPQYGVCVRAKTDGTVEVTTTVCNDTDQTQTLTIIARVAPATENDVPGFDYSEKGLTIAPFSSADVTQTVKSGIYKLWSLDDPRITYAMVEINDAQDSPLDYMPCRFGFRDIRFDPDSGFFLNGQSVKLKGTCNHQDHAGVGSAVPDAIQRFRLQTLKSMGCNAIRTAHNPPTPELLDMCDEMGILVIDETRMMTSSQAGLDDLATMIRRDRNHPSVIQWSIGNEEPQQGTERGAIIARHMKRVCNDLDPTRLITAAMDSGYGKGISDVLDVIGFNYRDQLIDAYHTDHPHQPIIGTETASTVSTRGEYIKNDAAHIVPAYDTTAPWWATTAEGWWPHFDAKPFIGGGFIWTGFDYRGEPTPYSSWPSISSQFGVVDTCGFPKDAYYYYRAWWRDESLLHLFPHWNWQAGDTVAVWAYSNADEVELFVNGRSAGKKAVAKDMHVQWDVLFAPGKIEAFAYKAGKVILKDMRETTGAPAKIVLSSDRTQLTGDGRDCAVITATVVDAKGRMVPNAGDMIRFSLSGPAEVIGVGNGDPNCHEADKASQRSAFNGLCCAIVQTRAAGAIKVTATAAGLVSGVVKLKAV, translated from the coding sequence ATGCCAAACCCCGCCCGCCGCGACATCTTGCTCAGTGCGTCCGCCCTGGCCCTGCTGCCCGCCCTGACCGTGCCCGCCAAGGCGCAAGGCTTGGCTCCCGCTGATGAGCGGCGCGTCAGCTTCGATGACGGCTGGAAGTTTGCCTTCGGAAATCTCGATGACGCAGATAAGGACTTCGGCTGGGGCAAGGATCAGCGCACCTATGCCAAGCAGGGCCCCGATTCAGGCAATGCCGCACAAAGCGGGTTCGACGATTCAGGCTGGCAGGATGTCACCCTGCCGCACGACTGGGCCGTGGCCCTGCCTTTTGTGCATAAAGAACCCAATCCGCCGCTCAAACCCGACGATCACGGCGCGGTCTGGGACCCCGCAGCCAATCATGGCTATAAGCCGCTCGGCCGCGACTATCCCGAAACGAGCATCGGCTGGTATCGCAAGAGCTTCGGCCTGACGCCCACCGACAAGGGCAAGAAGGTTTTCCTTGAATTTGACGGCGTGTTCCGCGCCTGCGTGGTGATGATCAACGGCTATATCGTCAAACAGCACGATGGCGGCTATACGCCCTTTGCCATCGACATTTCAGACTTCCTCAACACCGACGACAAGCCCAATGTGGTGGCTGTGCGTGTTGATGCCTCGCTCGGCGAAGGCTGGTTTTATGAGGGGGCGGGGCTTTACCGCCATGTCTGGCTGGTCAAGACCAACCCGGTCTATATTCCGCAATACGGCGTCTGCGTGCGCGCTAAGACGGATGGCACGGTCGAGGTCACAACGACGGTTTGCAACGATACGGATCAAACGCAAACGCTCACGATCATTGCACGAGTGGCGCCGGCGACAGAAAATGATGTTCCCGGGTTCGATTATTCCGAAAAAGGCCTAACTATCGCGCCTTTTTCATCCGCTGATGTAACGCAGACGGTCAAGTCAGGAATATATAAGCTCTGGTCGCTGGACGACCCGCGGATAACGTATGCCATGGTCGAGATCAATGATGCGCAAGACTCGCCTCTCGATTATATGCCTTGCCGCTTCGGCTTCCGTGACATCCGCTTCGATCCCGACAGCGGCTTTTTCCTCAATGGCCAGTCGGTCAAGCTGAAAGGCACCTGCAACCATCAGGATCATGCGGGTGTAGGCTCGGCTGTGCCCGACGCCATCCAGCGCTTTCGCCTGCAAACCCTGAAAAGCATGGGCTGCAACGCCATCCGCACCGCGCACAATCCGCCGACGCCGGAGCTTCTGGATATGTGCGACGAGATGGGCATTCTGGTCATCGACGAAACGCGCATGATGACCTCTTCGCAAGCCGGGCTTGACGATCTGGCCACCATGATCCGCCGCGACCGCAATCACCCGTCGGTCATCCAGTGGTCGATCGGCAATGAGGAACCGCAACAGGGCACGGAGCGCGGCGCTATCATCGCCCGCCATATGAAGCGCGTCTGCAATGATCTCGACCCCACCCGCCTGATCACCGCCGCGATGGATAGCGGCTATGGCAAGGGGATCAGCGATGTGCTGGATGTCATCGGTTTCAACTACCGCGACCAGTTGATCGACGCCTATCACACCGACCATCCGCATCAGCCGATCATCGGCACGGAGACGGCCTCAACCGTTTCGACGCGCGGCGAATATATCAAGAATGACGCCGCCCATATCGTGCCCGCCTATGACACGACCGCGCCGTGGTGGGCGACGACCGCCGAGGGCTGGTGGCCGCATTTCGATGCCAAACCGTTCATTGGCGGCGGCTTCATCTGGACGGGTTTCGATTATCGCGGCGAGCCGACGCCCTATTCGAGCTGGCCCTCCATCTCTTCGCAATTCGGCGTGGTCGATACCTGCGGCTTCCCGAAAGACGCCTATTATTACTACCGTGCCTGGTGGCGTGATGAATCGCTTTTGCACCTGTTTCCGCACTGGAACTGGCAGGCGGGCGACACGGTTGCGGTCTGGGCCTATTCCAATGCCGATGAGGTCGAGTTGTTCGTCAATGGCCGCTCGGCTGGCAAAAAAGCGGTGGCAAAGGACATGCACGTGCAATGGGATGTGCTGTTCGCCCCCGGCAAGATCGAGGCCTTTGCCTATAAGGCTGGGAAGGTGATCCTGAAAGACATGCGCGAAACCACCGGCGCGCCGGCCAAAATCGTACTTTCCTCCGACCGAACACAGCTTACTGGCGATGGCCGTGATTGCGCCGTCATCACCGCCACTGTGGTCGATGCGAAGGGCCGCATGGTGCCAAACGCAGGGGACATGATCCGGTTTTCACTCAGCGGCCCGGCGGAGGTGATCGGCGTCGGCAACGGCGATCCCAACTGCCACGAAGCCGATAAGGCCAGCCAGAGATCGGCCTTCAACGGCTTATGCTGTGCTATCGTGCAAACGCGCGCTGCCGGTGCGATCAAAGTCACCGCCACCGCAGCCGGGCTCGTATCGGGTGTGGTGAAACTGAAGGCTGTCTGA